A single region of the Lycium barbarum isolate Lr01 chromosome 2, ASM1917538v2, whole genome shotgun sequence genome encodes:
- the LOC132629012 gene encoding vegetative cell wall protein gp1-like: protein MPSRYRIATAYTYCSPPPPPPSLPSHDPKSPPPPVTIPIAPPPNLTPPGGSNDTPPVKPPDQQGGKIPPSPPTLPPQLVPPPPPSSSSNPGSVSAPPPSGPGNQPQPPTSSPPGPLPPPQIPSSPPKTSNSPLSPSQTPSSPPNTSNNPISTPQTPGSPPQTPGSPPNNSKIPPSSTSSPSNTSQSSSYSPGIPSSTPPQNSQSQRLAPSSLPSEGGKVPSLSPLSSPPSALTPLPTPTIPSSTFPPPPSSNSIDVAPPSGGGGKHTTIIAVGVSIGGIFLLAFAVALFCLYKKKKRVMVPTAASS from the coding sequence ATGCCATCTCGTTATCGCATTGCAACGGCTTATACTTATTGTTCTCCACCTCCACCTCCACCAAGTCTGCCGTCTCATGATCCGAAATCTCCACCTCCCCCAGTGACGATTCCTATAGCTCCACCGCCAAATTTAACGCCTCCTGGTGGTAGTAATGATACACCGCCTGTAAAACCTCCTGATCAACAAGGTGGAAAAATCCCACCCTCACCACCAACATTGCCACCACAACTAGTTCCTCCGCCCCCTCCCTCATCAagttcaaatcctggatccgtcTCCGCTCCTCCTCCGAGTGGTCCTGGCAACCAACCACAACCACCAACGTCTTCTCCTCCAGGTCCTCTTCCACCACCACAAATTCCGAGTTCACCACCAAAGACTTCCAACAGTCCTCTTTCACCTTCACAAACTCCGAGTTCACCACCAAACACTTCCAATAATCCTATTTCAACACCACAAACTCCAGGTTCACCACCACAAACTCCAGGTTCACCACCAAACAATTCCAAGATTCCACCTTCATCAACTTCTTCACCATCAAATACCTCGCAATCTTCATCTTATTCACCAGGAATACCATCTTCTACGCCACCACAAAACTCGCAATCACAAAGGCTAGCACCTTCATCACTACCTTCAGAAGGTGGTAAAGTCCCTTCGCTATCGCCATTAAGTTCACCTCCTTCGGCATTAACACCGCTTCCCACACCGACTATTCCTTCGAGTACTTTTCCTCCTCCACCATCTAGTAATAGTATTGATGTTGCTCCGCCATCAGGGGGAGGCGGAAAGCACACAACAATTATTGCGGTAGGCGTATCAATAGGGGGTATCTTCCTCCTAGCATTTGCTGTTGCTCTCTTTTGCTTATATAAGAAAAAGAAGCGCGTCATGGTCCCAACTGCAGCTTCTTCTTGA
- the LOC132622932 gene encoding small ribosomal subunit protein eS21y-like isoform X2: MQNDEGQNMDLYIPRKCSATNRLITSKDHASVQLNVGHLDEFGRYTGQFTTYALCGFISAQGDADSALDRLWQKKKAEVGQR, translated from the exons ATGCAGAACGACGAGGGACAAAACATGGACCTTTACATCCCCAGGAAGTG CTCTGCCACTAATAGGCTGATCACTTCCAAGGATCATGCATCTGTCCAGCTTAACGTTGGGCATTTGGATGAGTTTGGCCGATACACTGGCCAGTTCACCACTTATGCTCTCTGTGGATTTATCAGTGCCCAG GGAGACGCCGATAGTGCTCTTGATAGGCTGTGGCAGAAGAAGAAAGCTGAAGTTGGACAACGATGA
- the LOC132622932 gene encoding uncharacterized protein LOC132622932 isoform X1, with protein MGPGMTYVFCKYYLCFMISILLLWLFRSSSVSSASIMTCLLRFVLYILSTYFVLTPFLRGLRFHAAQVLTTDLLTRLSRTSILLFWSALLSRAYTLELSTSKVHLCKAIVNMQNDEGQNMDLYIPRKCSATNRLITSKDHASVQLNVGHLDEFGRYTGQFTTYALCGFISAQGDADSALDRLWQKKKAEVGQR; from the exons atgggaccaggtatgacctatgttttctgcaaatactatttatgctttatgatcagtattttgctaCTCTGGCTATTCCGTTCAtcttctgtatcttctgcttcgattatgacttgtTTACTACGttttgtgctttacatactcagtacatacttcgtactgaccccctttcttcgggggctgcgttttcatgccgcgcaggtactaacgacagatttgctgacccgcctgtctaggacatctattctgctattctggagcgctcttttgtccagagcctataccttg GAGCTTTCCACTTCTAAAGTCCATTTGTGTAAAGCCATTGTCAATATGCAGAACGACGAGGGACAAAACATGGACCTTTACATCCCCAGGAAGTG CTCTGCCACTAATAGGCTGATCACTTCCAAGGATCATGCATCTGTCCAGCTTAACGTTGGGCATTTGGATGAGTTTGGCCGATACACTGGCCAGTTCACCACTTATGCTCTCTGTGGATTTATCAGTGCCCAG GGAGACGCCGATAGTGCTCTTGATAGGCTGTGGCAGAAGAAGAAAGCTGAAGTTGGACAACGATGA
- the LOC132622919 gene encoding purine permease 1-like, with product MDNQSSSTSKWRNLILVLNCITLGIGYCGGPLISRLYFLHGGQRIWLSSWLACIGWPIFLIVLIIAYFFRRKTQDSDTNLFMITRQEFTASAALGILVGLAGYLFAWGPAKLPVSTSNVIYAAQLGFTVVFAFFIVKQTLTAYSANAVVLLIVGAGTLALGADSDRPSGESTKQYVLGFVMTLLAAASTGLALPLLELIYLKAQKTVTYTMVLEIQMILNIFGSAFCTVGMIINKDFQAISREASQFELGEAKYYLVLVWSAIIWQFSTLGIVGVVQYGSSLLCGILIAFLLPLIEVLGVLLYHERFQATKGLAIFLSLWGFVSYFYGEMKQSQKNKEENQIPQT from the exons ATGGACAATCAAAGCAGCAGTACTAGCAAATGGAGAAACCTTATTCTAGTACTCAACTGTATCACTCTCGGCATAGGCTACTGTGGTGGCCCTTTAATCTCACGCCTCTACTTCCTCCACGGTGGCCAAAGAATTTGGCTTTCTAGTTGGTTAGCATGCATTGGATGGCCAATTTTTCTCATTGTCCTCATTATCGCCTATTTTTTCCGTCGTAAAACCCAAGACTCTGATACCAATCTTTTCATGATAACTCGTCAGGAGTTCACTGCATCGGCTGCCTTAGGCATCCTTGTTGGACTCGCTGGCTATCTTTTCGCATGGGGACCTGCGAAACTTCCCGTTTCTACTTCAAACGTTATTTATGCAGCGCAACTCGGATTCACTGTAGTGTTTGCTTTTTTCATAGTGAAGCAGACGTTGACAGCGTATTCGGCGAATGCGGTTGTTTTATTGATTGTTGGAGCTGGAACTTTGGCTCTTGGAGCGGACAGTGATAGACCATCAGGAGAGTCAACTAAACAGTATGTTTTGGGGTTTGTAATGACACTTTTAGCTGCGGCGTCTACAGGGCTTGCGTTGCCTTTACTGGAGTTGATTTATTTGAAGGCTCAGAAAACTGTTACTTATACTATGGTCTTGGAGATTCAGATGATCCTTAACATTTTCGGTTCTGCTTTTTGCACTGTGGGAATGATTATTAACAAGGATTTTCAG GCGATTTCGAGGGAGGCAAGCCAATTTGAGCTAGGAGAAGCTAAATATTATTTAGTACTAGTATGGAGTGCCATTATTTGGCAATTTTCGACACTGGGAATCGTTGGAGTAGTCCAATACGGTTCATCTTTGCTATGTGGAATTTTAATTGCTTTCTTACTTCCACTCATAGAAGTATTAGGTGTGCTTTTGTATCATGAAAGATTTCAAGCTACAAAGGGGCTTGCTATATTCCTCTCTCTTTGGGGATTTGTTTCATACTTCTATGGTGAAATGAAACAGAGCCAGAAGAACAAAGAGGAGAATCAAATTCCCCAAACATAA
- the LOC132627586 gene encoding purine permease 1-like, with translation MKKLILLIFNITLLSIGYCGGPLISRLYFIHGGQRIWIPSMLQTVGCPIILIPLALAYFQRRKIEGPEAKIVFITRQELISSAGVGIIAGLDGYLNSWGPAKLPVSTSTLINATQLAFTALFAVLIVKQKLTAYSTNSVVLLIAGAATLALRANGDRPEGESGKDYVLGFVMTFIGAVFYGLMLPLIELIYMKAKRAVTYTTVLEIQMVIGVSATVFCTVGMIINKDFQAIPREASRYAIGEVKYYMVLVWCAIIWQFALLGLVGVIFYSSSLLSGIIGAFLLPVTEVLAVILFREKFQAEKGVAIFLALWGFVSYFYGEYEQSKKEKKMKLKKTESQISQQLDMDQTAHVV, from the exons ATGAAGAAACTTATCCTACTAATCTTCAACATAACGCTCCTCTCAATAGGCTACTGTGGTGGCCCTTTAATCTCTCGTCTCTACTTCATTCATGGTGGTCAAAGAATTTGGATACCCAGTATGTTACAAACAGTTGGTTGTCCAATTATATTAATACCCCTAGCCCTGGCTTACTTTCAACGAAGGAAAATCGAAGGACCTGAGGCTAAAATCGTCTTTATAACACGACAAGAGTTGATATCATCGGCTGGTGTCGGAATAATCGCTGGTCTTGACGGTTATTTAAACTCATGGGGCCCAGCTAAATTACCTGTTTCAACTTCGACTTTAATTAACGCAACTCAACTAGCGTTTACTGCGTTATTTGCAGTGCTTATTGTTAAGCAGAAATTAACAGCGTATTCGACGAATTCAGTGGTTTTGTTGATTGCTGGTGCTGCCACGTTAGCTTTAAGAGCTAATGGTGATAGACCTGAGGGTGAGTCTGGAAAGGATTATGTGTTGGGGTTTGTTATGACGTTTATTGGTGCAGTGTTTTATGGGTTAATGTTGCCGTTAATTGAGTTGATTTATATGAAGGCTAAGAGAGCTGTTACGTATACTACTGTGTTGGAGATTCAGATGGTTATTGGTGTTTCTGCTACTGTGTTTTGCACTGTTGGAATGATTATTAACAAGGATTTCCAG GCGATTCCAAGGGAAGCAAGTCGTTATGCCATTGGAGAAGTTAAGTACTATATGGTACTAGTATGGTGTGCCATTATTTGGCAATTTGCGCTATTGGGATTAGTTGGAGTAATCTTTTATTCTTCGTCTTTGCTCTCTGGAATTATAGGCGCTTTCTTACTTCCTGTTACTGAAGTCTTAGCTGTAATTTTATTCCGCGAAAAATTTCAAGCTGAAAAAGGAGTTGCTATTTTCTTAGCTCTATGGGGATTTGTTTCGTACTTTTATGGTGAATATGAGCAAAgtaagaaggagaagaagatgaAGCTGAAGAAAACCGAGAGCCAAATATCCCAACAATTAGATATGGACCAAACGGCACATGTTGTGTAG